In one window of Gammaproteobacteria bacterium DNA:
- a CDS encoding TetR/AcrR family transcriptional regulator translates to MVEELMNRRERKKEETRLRIIEEAMQLFREQGFDCTAMEQIASKADIAKATLYKYFPVKEAIIAGYWKVSVKQKDDLIPQLLASVPDTKGRLSAVFLSAAATFKSEPEFARIQFSYQFKEIGNAPSNGQARSGFEEFLEKLLKQGQELGDIRGDIPVTVMAGHLLFLFTSTCLFWFSDPEVFLLEERLNQTIDIFIEGVKHV, encoded by the coding sequence TTGGTTGAGGAATTGATGAATAGAAGAGAGCGGAAAAAAGAAGAAACTCGGCTCCGTATTATTGAAGAGGCTATGCAGCTTTTCAGAGAGCAAGGGTTTGATTGCACGGCAATGGAGCAAATAGCTTCAAAGGCGGATATTGCGAAGGCAACGCTGTATAAATATTTTCCAGTCAAAGAGGCGATTATCGCGGGTTACTGGAAAGTTAGCGTTAAACAAAAAGACGATCTTATTCCCCAGCTACTTGCTTCTGTTCCAGATACCAAAGGGCGGCTTTCTGCTGTTTTCCTTTCCGCCGCTGCCACGTTTAAAAGTGAGCCTGAATTTGCGCGCATTCAATTCAGTTATCAATTTAAAGAGATTGGGAACGCACCGTCAAATGGGCAGGCAAGAAGCGGGTTTGAAGAATTTTTAGAAAAATTATTAAAACAGGGGCAAGAATTAGGGGACATTCGGGGTGATATTCCTGTGACTGTTATGGCTGGTCATCTTCTGTTTCTGTTTACATCCACTTGTCTGTTTTGGTTCTCTGATCCAGAAGTTTTTCTGCTCGAAGAGAGATTAAACCAAACAATCGACATATTTATTGAGGGAGTGAAGCATGTCTAA